The following proteins come from a genomic window of Lolium rigidum isolate FL_2022 chromosome 5, APGP_CSIRO_Lrig_0.1, whole genome shotgun sequence:
- the LOC124651136 gene encoding uncharacterized protein At5g01610-like: MAPSNSNATYPFLVLLLLAAVAVAAEVTPTAYDMLERYDFPRGILPEGVQGYDLGPDGGFQVYFPRECQFLLGKQWLVKYNKRIAGTATADKLAALEGIYVKVLFLWIPVAEVDRDGDRLSFYIGPVSTSFPLGDFADSPHCRGYDAAAVAVAVS, translated from the coding sequence ATGGCGCCCAGCAACAGCAACGCCACCTACCctttcctcgtcctcctcctcctcgccgccgtcgcaGTAGCTGCGGAGGTGACGCCGACGGCGTACGACATGCTGGAGCGGTACGACTTCCCCCGGGGCATCCTGCCGGAAGGGGTGCAGGGATACGACCTCGGCCCGGACGGCGGCTTCCAGGTGTACTTCCCGCGGGAGTGCCAGTTCCTGCTGGGTAAGCAGTGGCTGGTCAAGTACAACAAACGCATCGCCGGCACCGCCACGGCGGACAAGCTGGCGGCGCTGGAGGGCATCTACGTCAAGGTGCTCTTCCTCTGGATCCCCGTCGCCGAGGTCGACCGAGACGGCGACCGCCTCAGCTTCTACATCGGCCCCGTCTCCACCTCCTTCCCGCTCGGCGACTTCGCCGACAGCCCGCACTGCCGCGgatacgacgccgccgccgtcgctgtgGCCGTCTCATGA